One genomic window of Gossypium hirsutum isolate 1008001.06 chromosome D11, Gossypium_hirsutum_v2.1, whole genome shotgun sequence includes the following:
- the LOC107911138 gene encoding uncharacterized protein translates to MEGEEEKKLKEETKVAKLDELVPVGGRLLTGFQQGLEFLLRPPIKKTSKLIENILKANETKRLKSYLEAGCINSHDRVENTSKLQTCLHGLHDHLIKVKSILNELECLLGVATAALQMANEHLSPLMDMESVVGLDPQESSGEDEMTSSRVREPEVTDYAAIMGIIYSMVKQDYTMQNKIVTSLNLKSSSEELESYSLMWSLRPYVNDQTMKLAWKLVP, encoded by the exons ATGGAAGGTGAAGAAGagaagaaattaaaagaagaaacgaA GGTGGCAAAGCTTGATGAATTGGTGCCTGTTGGAGGCAGACTACTTACGGGCTTTCAGCAAGGACTAG AGTTTCTTCTACGCCCTCCAATAAAGAAGACATCCAAGTTGATTGAGAACATTCTTAAAGCCAATGAAACCAAGAGGTTAAAGTCGTACCTTGAAGCTGGTTGTATTAACAGTCATGACCGTGTAGAAAATACGAGCAAGT TGCAGACATGCCTACATGGACTACATGATCATTTGATTAAAG TGAAAAGCATACTGAATGAACTCGAATGCCTCTTGGGAGTTGCCACAGCTGCACTACAAATGGCAAATGAACATTTATCTCCATTGATGGACATGGAATCTGTCGTCGGACTAGACCCACAAGAAAGTAGTGGAGAA GATGAGATGACTTCATCTCGTGTTCGAGAACCTGAAGTGACGGATTATGCTGCCATCATGGGGATAATTTATAGTATGGTGAAGCAAGATTATACAATGCAG AATAAGATTGTTACTTCTTTAAACCTCAAGTCATCATCAGAAGAGCTAGAGAGCTATTCATTGATGTGGTCATTGCGACCTTACGTCAATGATCAAACTATGAAGCTAGCTTGGAAACTTGTTCCTTGA
- the LOC107913389 gene encoding O-fucosyltransferase 39 translates to MMRLNYQRHCYQLLRRKAMCGLFVLIFPLIFPCLFTPFTHASPSTFSEWNVPKPRHLRLLRSALQRERLTGEQSDLWAPLADQGWRPYLGSVNAPSLPQKSEGYLQVFLDGGLNQQRMGICDAVAVAKILNATLVIPHLEVNPVWQDSSSFMDIFDVDHFMNVLKDDIPIIKALPDEFSWSTREYYATAIRGTRIKRAPVHASANWYLENVFPVLQSNGIAAISPFSHRLSFDNLPSEIQQLRCKVNFKALVFVPHIRALGDALVHRLTYPPGQSQASSTDYLRETTDQNGKQNPQKFVVLHLRFDKDMAAHSACDFGGGKAEKLALAKYRQTIWQGRVLNSQFTDKELRSQGRCPLTPEEIGLLLAALGFDNNTRLYLASHKVYGGEARISTLRNLFPLMEDKKSLASSAERVHIKGKASLLAAVDYHVGMHSDIFVSASPGNMHNALVGHRTFENMKTIRPNMVLLGQLFLNKNISWSQFRQAVVEGHQNRQGQLRLRKPKQSIYTYPAPDCMCHA, encoded by the exons ATGATGAGATTAAATTACCAGAGGCATTGTTATCAGCTTCTTAGAAGAAAAGCAATGTGTGGGTTATTTGTGTTGATTTTCCCACTTATTTTTCCTTGTTTATTTACTCCATTCACCCATGCTTCTCCTTCTACGTTCTCG GAGTGGAATGTCCCTAAACCTAGGCATTTACGTTTACTCAGGAGTGCCTTACAGCGCGAACGT CTTACTGGGGAGCAATCTGATCTCTGGGCTCCTCTGGCTGACCAAGGGTGGAGACCATATCTTGGATCTGTAAATGCCCCTT CATTGCCACAGAAATCAGAAGGATATCTACAGGTATTTCTTGATGGGGGACTCAACCAGCAAAGAATGGGG ATATGTGATGCTGTTGCAGTTGCTAAAATACTGAACGCAACGCTTGTGATCCCGCATCTTGAAGTAAATCCTGTCTGGCAAGATTCAAG CTCATTCATGGATATATTTGATGTGGATCACTTTATGAATGTGTTGAAGGATGACATCCCGATCATCAAAGCGCTTCCTGATGAATTCTCGTGGAGCACAAGGGAGTATTATGCCACTGCTATTCGAGGCACTAGAATAAAAAGAGCACCTGTTCATGCATCTGCAAACTGGTATCTTGAAAACGTCTTTCCCGTACTGCAGAG TAATGGGATTGCTGCAATTTCTCCATTCTCTCACCGTTTGTCTTTTGACAACCTGCCGAGTGAGATCCAGCAACTACGATGTAAAGTCAATTTTAAAGCGCTTGTTTTTGTTCCGCACATTAGAGCACTGGGAGATGCCCTTGTCCATCGCCTAACGTATCCTCCAGGTCAAAGTCAAGCAAGTAGCACTGACTATCTCAGGGAGACCACCGATCAAAATGGCAAACAAAATCCGCAAAAATTTGTTGTGTTACACCTTCGATTTGATAAG GATATGGCTGCCCATTCGGCCTGTGATTTCGGTGGGGGTAAGGCTGAAAAATTGGCTCTGGCCAAGTACCGGCAAACAATTTGGCAAGGAAGAGTTCTCAATTCACAGTTTACAGACAAAGAGTTGAGAAGTCAGGGGCGTTGCCCGTTGACTCCTGAAGAAATCGGATTGCTGCTGGCAGCTTTGGGTTTCGACAATAATACCCGTCTTTATCTTGCCTCCCACAAG GTATATGGAGGGGAAGCTAGGATTTCCACACTACGAAACCTCTTCCCCTTGATGGAAGACAAAAAGAGCCTAGCCTCTTCGGCGGAAAGGGTCCATATAAAAGGAAAAGCTTCTTTGTTGGCTGCTGTTGATTACCATGTCGGGATGCATAGTGACATCTTTGTCTCAGCTTCTCCTGGGAATATGCACAATGCTTTG GTGGGGCATCGAACTTTTGAGAACATGAAGACCATAAGGCCAAATATGGTATTGTTGGGACAACTATTCCTTAACAAAAACATCAGTTGGTCGCAGTTCCGTCAGGCAGTGGTGGAAGGGCATCAAAACAGACAAGGGCAACTCAGGTTACGGAAACCAAAACAGTCCATATATACATATCCTGCTCCTGATTGCATGTGCCATGCTTAA